Proteins co-encoded in one Coriobacterium glomerans PW2 genomic window:
- a CDS encoding DNA topoisomerase I, translating into MVLVIAEKNIAAKKIAQLLADGAPKTDKVYSTQVYRFSVDGEEWVSMGLAGHILAPDFPEAILFDAERGWYSLTDDGEILPADVPDGLARPPYDSKRRPYLPDGINIKSWKVDSLPYLTWAPVVKHPAEKEIIRVLKNLAKKADSIIIATDFDREGELIGADALSQVREVAPDVPVARARYSALIKGEVCGAFDNLVELDRDLADAGESRQHIDLIWGAVLTRYLTLAKFGGFGNVRSAGRVQTPTLALVVARERERLAFVPEDYWQIRGIGASGDTAFKIAHATARFTDEQKAKTAFAHVQGKTSGTIVKVATRARKQAPPAPFNTTSLQAAAASEGISPARTMRIAESLYMSGLISYPRVDNTVYPPSEDLAAIVSGLAASSPALAPVCKKVLAGPMKPTRGKTETTDHPPIHPTGQGSPESLDGGQRKLYNLIARRFLATLMGPATIENTKLSIDVAGEPLTASGDVLVTAGFREAYPYGLKRDEQLPPLSAGDVIEVRDLALEAKQTEPPARYSQGRLVQEMEKRGLGTKSTRASIIERLYQVRYLKNDPIEPSRLGMAIIDALAAYAPRITTPDMTAELDGDMTKVAEGADTEAHVVDHSRALLAGLIDNLIDHKDDLGEAISDAVTADAKVGVCPTCGRDLVMKASAKTRGNFIGCMGWPECDVTYPVPSGVKLEPIEGDDGVCPECGAPKIKCKPFRSKAYEVCVNPRCPTNYEPDLKVGECAVCAEAGRHGDLIAHKSERSGKRFIRCTNYDECAVSYPLPARGKLQATGETCEHCGSPIVVVETARGPWRICVNMDCPGKEKRPARGRRGTAAASKPAAKKTAAAKKSAAKKSPAKRKPAAKKTAAAKKTAAAKKSASSR; encoded by the coding sequence TTGGTACTCGTAATCGCTGAGAAGAACATCGCGGCGAAAAAGATCGCGCAGCTGCTTGCAGACGGCGCGCCGAAAACCGACAAGGTCTACAGCACGCAGGTCTACCGTTTCTCGGTGGACGGCGAGGAGTGGGTCTCCATGGGGCTCGCCGGACACATCCTGGCTCCGGACTTCCCTGAAGCCATCCTGTTCGACGCCGAGCGCGGCTGGTACTCGCTCACAGACGACGGTGAGATCCTGCCCGCCGACGTGCCCGACGGCCTCGCGCGGCCGCCCTATGACTCCAAGCGTCGTCCCTATCTGCCCGACGGCATCAACATCAAGAGCTGGAAAGTCGATAGCCTGCCCTATCTCACGTGGGCACCCGTCGTGAAGCATCCCGCGGAGAAGGAGATCATCCGCGTTCTCAAGAACCTCGCGAAGAAGGCCGACTCCATCATCATCGCGACCGACTTCGATCGCGAGGGCGAGCTGATTGGTGCCGACGCCCTCTCGCAGGTGCGCGAGGTCGCCCCTGACGTGCCGGTCGCGCGCGCCCGCTATTCCGCGCTCATCAAAGGCGAGGTCTGCGGGGCCTTCGACAATCTGGTTGAGCTCGATCGGGATCTGGCCGATGCCGGCGAGAGCCGTCAGCACATCGATCTCATCTGGGGCGCGGTGCTCACGCGCTATCTCACCCTCGCGAAATTCGGCGGCTTCGGCAACGTGCGCTCGGCCGGCCGCGTGCAGACGCCGACGCTGGCTCTAGTCGTCGCGCGCGAGCGCGAGCGACTCGCTTTTGTGCCAGAGGACTACTGGCAGATCCGCGGCATCGGCGCGTCGGGTGACACCGCGTTCAAGATCGCGCACGCCACCGCGCGCTTCACCGACGAGCAGAAGGCGAAGACCGCCTTCGCCCATGTCCAGGGCAAGACATCCGGCACGATCGTCAAGGTCGCCACGCGCGCGCGCAAGCAGGCCCCCCCGGCGCCGTTCAACACCACGTCGCTGCAGGCCGCCGCGGCCTCGGAAGGCATCTCGCCGGCGCGGACGATGCGCATCGCCGAGTCTCTCTACATGTCCGGTCTCATCTCCTACCCGCGCGTCGACAACACGGTCTATCCTCCATCGGAGGACCTCGCGGCCATCGTCTCCGGGCTGGCTGCGAGCTCACCGGCTCTGGCACCGGTCTGCAAGAAGGTGCTCGCCGGGCCCATGAAGCCGACGCGCGGCAAGACCGAGACGACCGACCATCCGCCGATCCACCCCACCGGACAGGGCAGCCCCGAGTCGCTCGACGGCGGCCAGCGCAAGCTCTACAACCTCATCGCGCGGCGCTTTCTGGCGACGCTCATGGGGCCGGCCACCATAGAGAACACGAAGCTCTCGATCGACGTGGCAGGCGAGCCCCTCACGGCCTCCGGCGACGTGCTCGTCACCGCGGGCTTTCGCGAGGCCTACCCCTACGGTCTGAAGCGCGATGAGCAGCTTCCCCCGCTCTCCGCCGGCGACGTCATCGAGGTGCGCGATCTCGCACTCGAGGCCAAGCAGACGGAGCCGCCGGCGCGCTACAGCCAGGGTCGCCTCGTGCAGGAGATGGAGAAGCGCGGCCTGGGCACGAAGTCCACGCGCGCGAGCATCATCGAGCGCCTCTATCAGGTGCGCTACCTCAAGAACGACCCGATCGAGCCCAGCCGGCTCGGCATGGCGATCATCGATGCGCTGGCCGCCTACGCGCCGCGCATCACCACCCCGGACATGACCGCCGAGCTCGACGGCGACATGACCAAGGTCGCCGAGGGCGCCGACACGGAGGCTCACGTCGTCGACCACTCCCGTGCGCTGCTCGCCGGCCTCATCGACAACCTGATCGATCACAAGGACGATCTCGGCGAGGCGATCTCGGACGCCGTCACCGCCGACGCAAAGGTGGGAGTGTGTCCCACCTGCGGGCGCGACCTCGTCATGAAGGCGAGCGCGAAGACGCGCGGCAACTTCATCGGCTGCATGGGCTGGCCGGAGTGCGACGTCACCTATCCGGTGCCCTCCGGAGTGAAGCTCGAACCCATCGAGGGCGACGACGGCGTGTGCCCGGAGTGCGGTGCGCCCAAAATCAAGTGCAAGCCGTTTCGATCGAAAGCCTACGAGGTGTGCGTGAACCCAAGGTGCCCGACGAACTACGAACCGGATCTCAAGGTCGGGGAGTGCGCGGTGTGCGCCGAGGCGGGACGTCACGGCGATCTGATCGCGCACAAGTCCGAGCGCAGCGGCAAGCGCTTCATCCGCTGCACGAACTACGATGAGTGCGCCGTGAGCTATCCGCTGCCCGCTCGCGGCAAGCTTCAGGCGACCGGAGAGACCTGCGAGCACTGCGGCTCCCCGATCGTCGTCGTCGAGACGGCGCGGGGGCCCTGGCGGATCTGCGTCAACATGGACTGCCCGGGCAAGGAGAAGCGGCCCGCCCGAGGCAGACGCGGCACCGCGGCGGCGAGCAAGCCGGCTGCCAAGAAGACCGCGGCCGCCAAGAAATCGGCTGCCAAGAAGTCGCCCGCGAAGAGAAAGCCGGCTGCCAAGAAGACCGCGGCCGCCAAGAAGACCGCGGCCGCGAAGAAGTCCGCATCGAGCCGATGA
- the ricT gene encoding regulatory iron-sulfur-containing complex subunit RicT codes for MPVVVPVKFPFASRALWFDPHGLDIEKGDYAICSTERGTEFGLVTADPFEVPRSQLIAPLKAIVRIATDEDLNRADALAARGEAAMSDFRQLINSNGLDMKPVGVEFLFGGEKTVFYFAAEDRVDFRQLIKDLCARFHERVDMRQIGVRDETRLIGGFAHCGQELCCSRFGRQFQPVSIRMAKEQDLPLNSAKISGMCGRLMCCLRYEFEAYKDFKSRAPKKKTLIDTPLGHARILEYDTPKEQLVLRLESGRVFRVDLSEMSCSEACIKHSEEARCPCRPDSVTREVLERIEAPEISLALLELDREMGVDVGDGLSNDDRIEGRSTGGRRSRRSGAAACGGSDDRSAHRRERRRSDRQAEDAARTPAGGRKRRRRASTTAPEARAGEPAGKAAAPVDGEQAPRQKQNRRRRRHSGQGSASDSGLTARTPGGVRADATPQGAQETPRRRHRGTSARKPETPSVADQLADGRFAVRRRPGDQGGSEPEGPQRRAQQTDRETKPPQRRRRRSRGPRRGAGGTDAPQDSRSEK; via the coding sequence ATGCCAGTAGTCGTTCCCGTCAAGTTCCCCTTCGCCAGCCGCGCGCTCTGGTTCGATCCCCATGGGCTCGATATCGAGAAAGGCGATTACGCGATCTGCTCCACGGAGCGCGGCACGGAGTTCGGCCTCGTCACGGCTGATCCCTTCGAGGTGCCTCGATCTCAGCTGATCGCCCCGCTCAAAGCTATCGTCCGTATCGCAACCGATGAGGATTTGAACCGCGCCGATGCTCTTGCGGCGCGCGGTGAGGCCGCGATGAGCGACTTTCGCCAGCTCATCAACAGCAACGGTTTGGATATGAAGCCCGTCGGCGTCGAGTTCCTGTTCGGGGGCGAGAAGACCGTCTTCTATTTCGCGGCAGAGGATCGCGTCGACTTTCGTCAGCTCATCAAGGATCTGTGCGCGCGGTTCCACGAGCGCGTGGACATGCGCCAGATCGGCGTGCGCGATGAGACGCGTCTCATCGGCGGATTCGCGCACTGCGGTCAGGAGCTGTGCTGTTCACGGTTCGGGCGTCAATTCCAGCCAGTGTCCATCCGCATGGCCAAAGAGCAGGATCTGCCCCTCAACTCGGCGAAGATCTCGGGCATGTGCGGTCGGCTCATGTGCTGCCTTCGCTACGAATTCGAGGCATATAAGGATTTCAAGAGTCGCGCGCCCAAGAAGAAGACCCTCATCGACACACCGCTCGGTCACGCGCGGATCCTCGAGTACGACACGCCCAAGGAGCAGCTCGTCTTGAGGCTTGAAAGCGGACGCGTCTTCCGCGTCGACCTCTCGGAGATGAGCTGCAGCGAGGCGTGCATCAAGCACTCCGAGGAGGCGCGGTGCCCGTGCCGGCCGGACAGCGTGACCCGCGAGGTGCTCGAGCGCATCGAGGCGCCCGAGATATCACTCGCCCTGCTCGAACTCGATCGCGAGATGGGTGTCGATGTCGGAGACGGGCTGAGCAACGACGATCGAATCGAGGGTCGCTCGACCGGAGGGCGGCGCTCTCGCCGCAGCGGGGCGGCGGCCTGCGGCGGCAGCGATGATCGCTCCGCGCACAGGCGCGAGAGACGCCGGAGCGACCGGCAGGCAGAGGATGCGGCCCGCACCCCCGCCGGCGGCCGCAAGCGTCGGCGTCGCGCGTCGACGACCGCACCGGAGGCGCGCGCGGGGGAGCCCGCTGGCAAGGCGGCCGCACCCGTCGACGGCGAGCAGGCACCGCGCCAGAAGCAGAATCGACGACGTCGTCGCCACAGCGGGCAGGGCTCCGCCTCAGACTCCGGTCTCACCGCTCGCACCCCCGGCGGCGTCCGCGCCGACGCGACGCCGCAGGGTGCCCAGGAGACCCCGCGTCGCCGTCATCGCGGGACGTCCGCGCGCAAGCCTGAAACGCCCTCGGTCGCCGATCAGCTCGCCGACGGGCGCTTCGCCGTCAGGCGCCGTCCCGGCGATCAGGGCGGCTCTGAGCCCGAAGGGCCCCAGCGCCGCGCTCAGCAGACCGATCGGGAGACGAAGCCGCCGCAGCGCCGCCGTCGTCGAAGCCGTGGCCCGCGCAGGGGCGCAGGGGGAACCGACGCGCCCCAGGATTCTCGATCCGAGAAGTAG
- a CDS encoding ATP-binding protein: MTRDRADAAGQALLAHLEAQPRVRDFLERALEAGRTSSAYLFLGATGSGAGDAARALAQALLCDERGCGRCDTCVRVARGTHPDVHVLEPESAMGYIITQIRELLGDVALAPIRAHRKVYIITRADLLRPNSANALLKTLEEPPDGVTFILIGASTDTILPTIVSRCQCVLFRTVPPTEVAAIVSRATGLPEGRCRIAAAIAGSPSAAQEYLRSAARQDARRQIVHAIDALPGADEADILAAAKALMAAVRAPLAEVASTQRAVLERDADYLSRGAMKQLEDRNKRELNAHERSAIMEVLASARSLLRDVLLCAESMSTDIVNEDVRDVIDRLASVAGPVGAARALQSVAAAERHIARNVTPQLAFEVMLFDIRKALLCQ; encoded by the coding sequence ATGACGCGGGATAGGGCAGACGCGGCCGGTCAGGCGCTGCTGGCGCACCTTGAAGCGCAACCGCGCGTGCGCGATTTCCTCGAGCGCGCGCTCGAGGCGGGTAGGACCTCGAGCGCCTATCTTTTTCTGGGTGCCACCGGATCGGGTGCAGGCGATGCCGCCCGCGCGCTCGCCCAGGCGCTGCTGTGCGACGAGCGAGGATGCGGAAGATGCGACACGTGCGTGCGCGTCGCGCGCGGCACCCATCCCGATGTGCATGTGCTGGAGCCGGAGAGCGCTATGGGCTACATCATCACCCAGATTCGCGAGCTGCTCGGCGACGTCGCGCTGGCTCCCATCCGCGCGCATCGCAAGGTATACATCATCACCCGTGCCGATCTGCTGCGCCCGAATTCCGCCAACGCGTTGCTGAAGACGCTTGAGGAACCGCCGGATGGCGTGACGTTCATCCTGATCGGCGCCTCGACCGACACGATCCTGCCCACCATCGTCTCTCGCTGCCAGTGCGTCTTGTTCCGCACGGTTCCGCCGACCGAGGTCGCCGCTATCGTGTCCCGTGCGACGGGTCTGCCCGAGGGGCGCTGCCGCATAGCCGCCGCGATCGCCGGGAGCCCCAGCGCCGCGCAGGAGTACCTGAGAAGCGCGGCGCGACAGGACGCCCGACGCCAGATCGTCCATGCGATCGATGCCCTGCCTGGTGCGGACGAGGCAGATATCCTGGCTGCCGCGAAGGCGCTGATGGCGGCTGTGCGCGCTCCGCTCGCCGAAGTCGCCTCGACGCAGCGGGCCGTGTTGGAGCGCGATGCGGACTACCTCTCCCGTGGAGCAATGAAGCAGCTTGAAGACAGAAACAAGCGCGAGCTGAATGCTCACGAGCGATCAGCTATCATGGAGGTGCTGGCGAGTGCTCGCTCGCTGCTGCGCGACGTTCTGCTCTGCGCGGAGTCGATGTCGACAGATATCGTGAACGAGGACGTCCGCGATGTCATCGACCGCCTCGCCTCGGTCGCCGGGCCCGTCGGTGCCGCGCGCGCGCTTCAGTCGGTCGCCGCCGCCGAGCGTCACATCGCTCGCAATGTCACTCCTCAGCTGGCCTTCGAGGTCATGCTCTTCGATATCAGGAAGGCTCTTCTATGCCAGTAG
- the tmk gene encoding dTMP kinase, with amino-acid sequence MSRNMHAKVAGITARHDRPKAPSPAFITLEGIDGCGKSTQARLLAATLEHAGYEVELLREPGGAAISEKIRQLLLDPANAEMSATCELMLYEAARAQLVHQLIVPALQTGRVVVCDRFYDSTTSYQSFGSGIDRATVDTANGLAVGAIRPLITIVCDIAPDLAAERMPGRARDRMEAKGAAFQQRAAEGFRAIAAEEPERVRLIDASEDVAHVLLRSVAELIAVGFQITDTDAHVAFTAAYA; translated from the coding sequence ATGTCTCGCAACATGCATGCCAAGGTGGCGGGTATCACGGCTCGTCACGATCGCCCGAAGGCCCCCTCGCCGGCGTTCATCACGCTCGAGGGCATCGACGGGTGCGGCAAGTCCACGCAGGCGCGGCTGCTGGCAGCGACGTTGGAGCACGCGGGCTACGAGGTCGAGCTGCTCCGCGAGCCGGGCGGCGCGGCCATCTCGGAGAAGATTCGTCAGCTGCTGCTGGATCCTGCCAACGCCGAGATGAGCGCGACCTGCGAGCTCATGCTCTACGAGGCGGCTCGAGCCCAATTGGTCCATCAGCTCATCGTACCGGCTCTGCAGACGGGTCGCGTCGTCGTATGCGATCGCTTTTACGACTCTACCACGTCCTACCAGTCGTTCGGCTCCGGCATCGATCGCGCGACCGTCGATACGGCAAACGGTTTGGCCGTCGGCGCGATTCGCCCGCTCATCACGATCGTCTGCGATATCGCTCCGGATCTCGCCGCCGAGCGGATGCCCGGCCGCGCACGGGATCGAATGGAGGCCAAGGGCGCCGCATTCCAGCAGCGCGCCGCGGAGGGCTTTCGCGCCATCGCGGCAGAGGAGCCCGAGCGCGTGAGGCTGATCGATGCATCCGAGGACGTGGCGCACGTCCTGCTTCGCTCGGTCGCCGAACTCATCGCAGTCGGATTTCAGATCACCGATACCGATGCTCACGTCGCATTCACCGCGGCCTACGCGTGA